The following are from one region of the Primulina eburnea isolate SZY01 chromosome 17, ASM2296580v1, whole genome shotgun sequence genome:
- the LOC140818823 gene encoding uncharacterized protein produces MRLVYVCEEEERDVGSRQAPGSCPNCGGKVQAVEVEGTGRFCYLPVCFRIKRKYVCTLCSKRLVLYSHAIM; encoded by the coding sequence ATGAGGTTAGTCTACGTATGCGAAGAAGAGGAGAGGGACGTAGGGAGTCGTCAAGCCCCTGGAAGCTGTCCAAACTGCGGAGGCAAAGTGCAAGCAGTGGAGGTGGAAGGCACAGGGAGATTCTGCTATCTTCCTGTTTGTTTCAGGATCAAGAGGAAGTATGTGTGCACTTTGTGTTCTAAACGTTTGGTTTTGTATTCACATGCAATTATGTGA